A window of Clostridia bacterium genomic DNA:
TTTTTATAGCGAATGGAGATAAGTGGTCAAAATTTTTAATAGAAGATGAAATTTTGAAGTAAAATGGTTGTTTTTTAAAAAAATAAGGTAAAAAGTCCTAAAAAAAATATAAAAAGGGTTGCAAGTGGTCAAAATGTATGATAATATATAGGTAAATTACAAGGATAATTACACCCTAAAAAGAGAAAAAGATGTTCAAAGGTATTTATTATCACCAAATAGATGAAAAGGGCAGAATGAGAATTCCTGCCAAACTCAAAGCGCAATTGGGAGAAAAGTATTTTATAACAAGAGGCGGTTTGGGCAGTTTGGTTATTGCATCTGAAGAATACTTCGAACAGAACATCTTTTCTAAGATACAAGACATTGAATATACAGATGTCGATGCGATGAAATCAATAAGAGCGATTACTTCTTTTATGTTTGATATAGAAGAAGATAATCAAGGCAGATTTGTAATTCCTCCTGTACTTCGAGATTATGCTGGGATAGATAAGAATATTGTGACAATAGGCGCAGGAAATGTAATCGAAGTTTGGGATGAAGAAAGATTTAATAAAAACCTTAACGGTAATACAGATTATATCAACGAACTTCCTGAAGGAAGCCGAGACTTTAATGAAGTGCTGAAAGAATTTAACAAGCTGTTGAAAAGAAATTCTGGCACAAATGGACAGTAACAATGGAATATCATATACCCATTATGCTAAAGCAGACAATGGATGTTTTGTCGCCAAAAAGTGGCGGTGTGTATTTAGACGCGACACTAGGAGGCGGGGGACATTCATTAGAAATACTGAAGAGATCCTCACCTGATGGTAAGTTGATTGGGCTTGATTTGGATTATGACGCATTAAAAGCCGCTGGTGAGAGGTTAAGTCATTTTGGCAATAGGGTAGTGACTGTGCACAGTAACTATAAAGATGCGTGCAAGGTATTGGATTCGCTTGGTATACAATATCTCGACGGTGCCATTATGGATTTTGGCATATCGTCGCATCAGATTGATGAGGCTGAAAGGGGTTTTAGTTATACAAAAGATGCCAAACTTGACATGAGAATGGATCAATCCCAAAGCCTGACTGCTTATGAAGTAGTCAATAAATATCCACCAAAGAAGTTGATTGAGATACTGTATAATTACGGTGAAGAAAATTTTGCAAAACGAATAGTTGCTAATATTGAGAAAGCAAGAGCAGTTTCCCCTATCACCACTACTCTTGAACTAGCTGATATTGTAATGCAAAGTGTACCAAAATCTCAGCTTAAGCATGGTCACCCTGCCAAAAAGACGTTTCAGGCAATAAGAATTGAAGTAAATCAAGAACTTGAAGGACTTGGACAAGCTGTTCAAAGTATCATAGGAAGGCTAAAAAAAGGCGGCAGAATTGCTATAATAACCTTCCATTCACTGGAAGACAGAATAGTAAAACAGCTTTTCAAAACTGAATCGACTGATTGTATATGTGATAAAAGCTTGCCGGTATGTTCTTGCGGACATAAAGCAAGTATAAAATTAATTAACACCAAACCTATAGTACCTGATGAAGAAGAAATAAAAAACAACTCAAGGGCTGCATCTGCAAAACTAAGAACAGCAGAAAAACTTTAACTAGGTTTTTAATTAAAACCTTAGGAGTACATTATGAGAAGTATGGAATTGAAAGAAAATTATTTTGAACCTGTTACAAAATTCAGGCGGAATTTCAATACCCAAAGAGATGAGGATGATGTTTTTGTTCCAGATATGAACAAAAGTTATAGCTATGTTAATGCCCGTAAATATGACGGAGAAGATTATATGGAAAGAGATTACACCTATAAAAACGAAGGTGTTGCAAGAACACGTCCTTTGATTTCTGGCGATGATACAGATTCAGAACGTGAAAAAAGAATGGCAGCTCATACCAGGTTGTATCAAGAAAAATACAATGAGGCACGTCGTGCTCAAGAAGCGTTAAAATTTGAGCCTGAACGCAGAAGATTATCTTTGAGAGATCTTGATGACCGACCTGTAAAAAAGTCTGATGATTTTGATCAAGGCTTTGATAGTTTTGTTGCTAAAGAGCCTGTTGTTAATCCTGAGAGAACTGTGGTAAGGGAAAGAGAATTTACCAGACCTCAACAATATGATATTAGCAATGAACAATATGATATTAATAGAGAATATGACAGCAGTCCTTATACATATAATAGAAATAGGATAGATAACGAAGCTTATCAACGCACATATTACACCAATGCGCCCACTTTTAGACCTACTTCTAATGTATATGGTCATGCTACGACAATAGCAGACCGCTATAAAAAGCTGTTTGCAGAAAAAGAAAGCGAGCTTAAGCCTAGCGAAAAAACTATGCAATATGCGGAAAAAAAGACAGCAGAAAAAGCTAAAGATTTTAAGCTATCTAAAAATGAAGCTGTAAAAACCGCATCTAATGCAAAAAAAGGATTAATCACTCTTTATGTTACCATTGTCGTAGTCATTGCTGTTTTGATTGCAACAACAGGTATGATGATTGCAACATTGTCTCAAGACATAAGCGCTATGGAAGAAGAACTAAACTATAAGCAAAATTACATAGCAACCCAAAGTGCTGAATTATCAAAATACGATGATGACAATTACATTTATTCAAAAGCAAAAGATCAGGGGATGAAAGAGAACGATCAAGTTAATACTA
This region includes:
- a CDS encoding division/cell wall cluster transcriptional repressor MraZ; translation: MFKGIYYHQIDEKGRMRIPAKLKAQLGEKYFITRGGLGSLVIASEEYFEQNIFSKIQDIEYTDVDAMKSIRAITSFMFDIEEDNQGRFVIPPVLRDYAGIDKNIVTIGAGNVIEVWDEERFNKNLNGNTDYINELPEGSRDFNEVLKEFNKLLKRNSGTNGQ
- the rsmH gene encoding 16S rRNA (cytosine(1402)-N(4))-methyltransferase RsmH, encoding MEYHIPIMLKQTMDVLSPKSGGVYLDATLGGGGHSLEILKRSSPDGKLIGLDLDYDALKAAGERLSHFGNRVVTVHSNYKDACKVLDSLGIQYLDGAIMDFGISSHQIDEAERGFSYTKDAKLDMRMDQSQSLTAYEVVNKYPPKKLIEILYNYGEENFAKRIVANIEKARAVSPITTTLELADIVMQSVPKSQLKHGHPAKKTFQAIRIEVNQELEGLGQAVQSIIGRLKKGGRIAIITFHSLEDRIVKQLFKTESTDCICDKSLPVCSCGHKASIKLINTKPIVPDEEEIKNNSRAASAKLRTAEKL